The DNA window AGCAGTCATGCGTACCGCGTTCGATTTCCGGATGGCTACGAAGCAAATCTTCGCCGCAACCAGCTTGCCCTTCGAAAACATTACCAATCGAGTACAGCTCTTGGAACCAGCAAGAGCCCGGAACATCAGATGTACGACTACGTGATTTATCGATGCGTCGTCGGCTCGCGGGCTTACGGTTTAGAACAAGAAGAATCAGCTATCGATCGGCGCGGCATTTATCTGCCGCCTGCCATGCTGCACTGGTCGCTTTTTGGAGTGCCTGAGCAACTGGAATCGCCAGAAACCCAGGAAACATACTGGGAGTTACAAAAATTTCTGATCCTTGCCCTGAAGGCGAATCCGAATGTACTGGAATGCCTCTACACGCCGTTAGTAGAGTACGCAAATGAACTGGCTCAAGAGCTTTTGGATATGCGTTCGATTTTTCTTTCCAAACTGGTCTATCAAACCTACAACGGCTATGTTCTATCGCAATTCCGGAAACTGGAGCAGGACCTTCGGAACCGCGGAGCAATTCGGTGGAAACATGCAATGCATTTGATCCGCCTACTGATATCCGGAATCACCGTTCTGAAAGAAGGCCTCGTTCCGACCTACGTCGATCAGTATCGCGATCAGCTGCTTGCAATACGGCGCGGGGAGGTATCCTGGGAGGATATCAACCGAT is part of the bacterium genome and encodes:
- a CDS encoding nucleotidyltransferase domain-containing protein is translated as MQWILPVGTQVVTLIEIRAKNKDILFPAGAVGIIVKSPTDSSHAYRVRFPDGYEANLRRNQLALRKHYQSSTALGTSKSPEHQMYDYVIYRCVVGSRAYGLEQEESAIDRRGIYLPPAMLHWSLFGVPEQLESPETQETYWELQKFLILALKANPNVLECLYTPLVEYANELAQELLDMRSIFLSKLVYQTYNGYVLSQFRKLEQDLRNRGAIRWKHAMHLIRLLISGITVLKEGLVPTYVDQYRDQLLAIRRGEVSWEDINRWRLGLHKEFDSAYSETRLPDQPEYDRANVFLLKARGSMI